In the genome of Hyphomonas sp. Mor2, one region contains:
- a CDS encoding membrane dipeptidase, whose translation MIRFGMAGAAILAMSACAPQLDGAGSDISVQSPPDAGVLISSDVNAFHDSIAVFDSHLDTPALFHTEDYLFTERGSWEEDGTHVDLPRMNEGGLDGGFWVIFTRQGPLDEASYAAARTHGLMRQTAIREFAAKYNQDVALAFSAEDAERIVGEGRKVVFQSMENSYPLGLDVSLLEHFYIGGLRMIAPVHFANNQFADSATDINQIYDGLSPLGEDLVREANRLGLVLDGSHASDATVRDMIALSTTPIILSHTGAKAIYDHPRNIDDALLLELAAAGGVIQMNIFSGYLEALMPSPERQAALDVFNQTYGASPAGLEDEALAAWFAARQELDRDFPRPRSTYEKFMEHTFHVLDLIGPDHVGISGDWDGGGGVDGMSDVSMLQKITRDLLAAGYTHEDVANIWGGNMLRLVRAADEARTSELISPDILN comes from the coding sequence ATGATCCGTTTCGGAATGGCAGGTGCGGCAATCCTGGCGATGAGCGCCTGTGCGCCGCAATTGGACGGTGCAGGCAGCGATATTTCGGTTCAAAGTCCCCCGGACGCAGGCGTTCTCATTTCGAGTGATGTCAACGCGTTTCACGACTCGATCGCCGTCTTTGATAGTCACCTGGATACACCCGCCTTGTTCCATACCGAAGACTACCTGTTTACCGAACGCGGCAGCTGGGAAGAAGACGGCACGCATGTCGATCTGCCCCGCATGAACGAAGGCGGTCTGGATGGCGGTTTCTGGGTGATCTTCACGCGCCAGGGCCCGCTCGACGAGGCCTCTTATGCCGCCGCCCGGACGCATGGCCTGATGCGGCAAACCGCGATCCGCGAGTTTGCGGCCAAATATAATCAGGACGTGGCCCTGGCGTTCAGCGCCGAGGATGCCGAACGCATCGTTGGCGAGGGCCGGAAAGTCGTGTTCCAGAGCATGGAAAATTCCTATCCGCTCGGTCTCGATGTGTCCTTGCTGGAGCATTTCTATATAGGCGGCCTGCGCATGATTGCGCCGGTGCACTTTGCCAACAATCAGTTCGCCGACAGCGCCACCGATATCAATCAGATTTATGACGGACTCAGCCCGCTTGGTGAGGACCTGGTGCGTGAGGCCAATCGGCTCGGCCTGGTCCTCGATGGCAGTCACGCCTCGGATGCCACCGTGCGCGACATGATCGCCCTGTCGACCACGCCTATCATCCTGTCCCACACCGGCGCAAAAGCCATCTACGACCATCCACGCAATATTGATGACGCTCTGTTGCTCGAGTTGGCGGCGGCGGGCGGCGTGATTCAGATGAACATTTTTAGCGGCTATCTTGAAGCCCTGATGCCGTCGCCAGAACGTCAGGCGGCGCTCGACGTGTTCAACCAGACCTATGGCGCAAGTCCGGCTGGACTCGAGGACGAGGCCCTGGCGGCCTGGTTCGCGGCGCGTCAGGAACTGGATCGGGATTTCCCGCGTCCGCGCTCGACCTATGAGAAGTTCATGGAGCATACATTTCACGTCCTCGATCTGATCGGTCCGGACCATGTCGGCATCAGCGGTGACTGGGATGGCGGCGGCGGCGTTGACGGCATGAGCGATGTCTCCATGCTGCAGAAGATCACGCGTGATTTGCTCGCGGCGGGATATACGCATGAGGATGTTGCGAACATCTGGGGCGGCAACATGCTGCGGCTCGTCCGCGCGGCAGACGAGGCACGTACGTCTGAGCTGATTTCACCGGATATCCTCAACTAG
- a CDS encoding crosslink repair DNA glycosylase YcaQ family protein: MARDPKVKGITLNERTPLQISNRDARRLWLEAQGLAATPTGRLDLDGLIQKLGFVQLDTIQVVSRAHHHILWSRNQNYRERMLNRHLADHRLVFEHFTHDASVLPMAFYPMWQRQFRRLEEKVRRWEWHRGMLGADGRNAIKDRIREEGPLCTKAFDTKVQGEKKMWARPPHKLALDYMWYAGELSTSHRENFTKFYDLSERVIPGHLREHVLSDEDQIDWLCRGALERMAFGSEGDIQRFWDAVSNAEAKGWAAQNASGLVPVEIVCADRSKVCVLAPPDIEQRLSEAAAPTSRLRILNPFDPVIRDRARLKRLFGFDYTVEMFVPAAKRQWGYYVYPLLEGDRFVGRIEIKADRKAGVLSVLRLWKESKVTWTPTRAEKLDAELARMARFVGLDQVIWRDQAATDLL; the protein is encoded by the coding sequence ATGGCGCGCGATCCGAAAGTCAAAGGCATAACATTGAATGAGCGAACGCCCCTGCAGATCAGCAATCGCGACGCACGACGTTTGTGGCTGGAGGCGCAGGGCCTCGCCGCGACACCAACCGGCAGGCTGGATCTTGATGGGCTGATTCAAAAGCTCGGCTTCGTGCAATTGGATACGATTCAAGTCGTGTCGCGGGCCCATCACCATATCCTGTGGAGCCGCAACCAGAATTATCGCGAGCGCATGTTGAACCGGCATCTTGCCGATCACCGCCTTGTCTTCGAACACTTTACCCATGATGCATCAGTTCTGCCCATGGCGTTCTATCCCATGTGGCAAAGGCAGTTTCGGCGCCTGGAAGAGAAAGTCCGGCGATGGGAATGGCATCGGGGAATGCTCGGTGCCGACGGGCGTAATGCGATCAAGGACCGCATTCGCGAAGAGGGCCCGCTCTGCACCAAGGCGTTCGATACAAAGGTCCAGGGTGAAAAGAAAATGTGGGCCCGTCCGCCGCATAAGCTGGCGCTCGACTATATGTGGTATGCTGGCGAGCTTTCGACCTCCCACCGCGAGAATTTCACCAAGTTCTATGACCTCAGCGAGCGGGTCATTCCGGGACATTTGAGGGAACATGTACTGTCGGATGAAGATCAGATCGACTGGCTCTGCCGCGGCGCGCTTGAACGCATGGCGTTTGGCAGCGAAGGCGACATCCAGCGTTTCTGGGACGCCGTCAGCAATGCCGAAGCGAAGGGTTGGGCGGCGCAGAATGCGTCGGGATTGGTGCCGGTGGAAATCGTTTGCGCAGACCGGTCCAAGGTCTGCGTTCTGGCGCCGCCTGACATCGAGCAGCGTTTGTCGGAAGCCGCCGCGCCCACGTCCCGGTTGCGCATTCTCAATCCCTTTGATCCGGTCATCCGCGATCGCGCTCGGTTGAAGCGCCTGTTCGGGTTCGACTACACGGTCGAGATGTTCGTTCCAGCGGCCAAGCGGCAATGGGGGTACTATGTCTATCCGCTGCTGGAAGGCGATCGTTTTGTCGGTCGGATCGAGATCAAGGCGGATCGGAAAGCAGGTGTCCTCAGTGTCCTGCGTCTCTGGAAGGAATCGAAGGTGACGTGGACGCCCACGCGTGCCGAAAAGCTCGACGCGGAGCTTGCGCGTATGGCGCGCTTTGTGGGGTTGGACCAAGTGATCTGGCGTGATCAGGCAGCCACGGACTTGCTTTGA